A genomic window from Streptomyces mirabilis includes:
- a CDS encoding S8 family serine peptidase — protein sequence MRRLHALWAMTGAAALLAGAIAPSAAAPTPSPDTPPGTAQGTTRTVTLITGDTVSLTAGPDGKYAVDIQRGKGREAATFLSTERDGEVSVLPADAIPLVKAGRLDPALFNVTQLVKQGYTDAKTGTTPVIATYKSGSATPDGARRTLKLPAIDGAALSAKKSTSFWADIAPALGTEPTTKAAKQLGEGIDKIWLDGKVQASLDVSVPQIGAPEVWKSGYDGKGIKVAVLDTGVDTGHPDLAGKIAESQSFVPDEGVQDGFGHGTHVASTIVGSGAASGGRYKGVAPGAELAVGKVLDTTGHGQDSWIIAGMEWAAKSGAKIVSMSLGGDATGPSDILSETVDKLSESTSTLFVIAAGNSGPSEQTVGTPGIADSALTVGAVDKSDKLASFSSRGPRAGDYAVKPEITAPGVAITAARAAGTSMPGGTPVDDYYTTASGTSMATPHVAGAAALVAQAHPDWTGQQIKQALATTAKTMPDADVFEQGDGRVDAVRAVNQGVFATPTLSFGKYEETDTEAADKDITYTNTTDKAVELKVSSSLRDATLNADTVTVPAKATATVAVTVDPAKEATGRYTGHITASADGILVTTAIGFEKLPKTYDLKVSLLGRDGKPTKSSSIFMLQELNGAYPDTYGFIGSGYTFKVPAGTYSTASWISQRDAAGLEVNTSVVGDPEIKVARDTEVVLDARKAVEIKPKTKEDSEFQGFSTNWHREGPGTAFGVTYSQGWWTDHIYVAPTEKVTQGMFEFSSKFRLYAKELTASVTGPEKYALPLDYAQTYSGLPVKVSGDHTVRAVDAGAGTAADFKGLDVKGKVAVVRVGAGATADEALANATAAGAGYVLAYRETPGYWLGSVQSMTVPLMLATGEDGAKLGALLKSGKKVKLKLAGTPVSPYVYNVMFPQVGAISANQTYNLNSSNTVKQTVRYRGAGAGDVGKDAVYRYRPWQSADIATTTNVRLGTERTEYYNVSDNRIWHAVYPNWKANQPQWGPVRTFDKAGKQPTEDWLGQVVRPATAQQAGLSQRTGDKLTVRVPELSDATPGHYGYADNVLDTAKGKLYADGQLIGDTALGGYGTFTAPAAKSSYRLVVDTQRTADWAAYSTATHTEWSFASAHTDQQTALGLLSVDYDVAGLNLLNSAEAGHTSKLGLSVRNQSGGVTASSLKAWVSYDDGTSWKEVKVKHGKAELKHPKKDARFVSLRVRAGDRDGNIVDQTVVRAFGLK from the coding sequence ATGCGAAGACTCCACGCCCTCTGGGCCATGACAGGCGCCGCCGCTCTGCTCGCGGGTGCGATCGCCCCCTCGGCAGCGGCCCCGACCCCCTCGCCCGACACCCCACCGGGCACGGCGCAGGGCACCACCCGGACCGTCACCCTCATCACCGGCGACACCGTGTCGCTCACCGCCGGACCGGACGGAAAATATGCCGTCGACATCCAGCGCGGCAAGGGCCGTGAGGCCGCCACCTTCCTGTCGACCGAGCGCGACGGCGAGGTCAGTGTCCTGCCGGCGGACGCGATCCCGCTGGTGAAGGCGGGCCGTCTCGACCCGGCCCTGTTCAACGTCACCCAGCTGGTGAAGCAGGGATACACGGACGCGAAGACCGGCACCACCCCGGTGATCGCGACGTACAAGAGCGGCAGCGCGACCCCCGACGGCGCACGCCGGACGCTCAAGCTGCCCGCGATCGACGGGGCCGCGCTGAGCGCGAAGAAGTCGACCTCCTTCTGGGCCGACATCGCCCCCGCTCTCGGCACCGAACCGACCACCAAGGCCGCCAAGCAACTCGGCGAGGGCATCGACAAGATCTGGCTCGACGGCAAGGTACAGGCGTCCCTCGACGTCAGCGTGCCGCAGATCGGCGCACCCGAGGTGTGGAAGTCGGGCTACGACGGCAAGGGCATCAAGGTCGCCGTCCTGGACACCGGCGTGGACACCGGACACCCCGACCTCGCGGGCAAGATCGCGGAGTCCCAGAGCTTCGTGCCCGACGAGGGGGTGCAGGACGGATTCGGCCACGGAACGCACGTGGCCTCCACCATCGTCGGATCGGGCGCGGCCTCGGGCGGCCGCTACAAGGGCGTGGCGCCGGGCGCGGAACTGGCGGTGGGCAAGGTGCTCGACACCACCGGCCACGGCCAGGACTCCTGGATCATCGCGGGCATGGAGTGGGCGGCCAAATCCGGCGCGAAGATCGTGTCGATGTCGCTGGGCGGTGACGCCACCGGCCCCTCCGACATCCTGAGCGAGACCGTCGACAAGCTGTCCGAGTCCACCAGCACCCTCTTCGTGATCGCGGCGGGCAACTCCGGCCCGTCCGAGCAGACCGTCGGCACCCCGGGCATCGCCGACTCCGCGCTGACAGTGGGCGCCGTGGACAAGTCCGACAAGCTGGCCTCGTTCTCCAGCCGCGGTCCGCGCGCCGGTGACTACGCGGTCAAGCCGGAGATCACCGCGCCCGGCGTGGCCATCACCGCGGCCCGCGCCGCGGGCACCAGCATGCCTGGTGGTACGCCGGTCGACGACTACTACACGACGGCGAGCGGTACGTCGATGGCCACCCCGCATGTCGCGGGCGCCGCGGCGCTGGTCGCCCAGGCCCACCCCGACTGGACGGGCCAGCAGATCAAGCAGGCGCTGGCGACCACGGCGAAGACCATGCCGGACGCCGACGTCTTCGAGCAGGGCGACGGCCGGGTCGACGCCGTACGGGCCGTCAACCAGGGCGTCTTCGCGACGCCGACGCTGAGCTTCGGCAAGTACGAGGAGACCGACACCGAGGCCGCCGACAAGGACATCACGTACACCAACACCACGGACAAAGCGGTGGAGTTGAAGGTGTCCTCGTCACTTCGCGACGCCACACTGAACGCGGACACGGTGACCGTCCCGGCGAAGGCCACCGCCACCGTCGCGGTCACGGTCGACCCGGCGAAGGAGGCGACGGGCCGGTACACGGGCCACATCACCGCGAGCGCCGACGGCATCCTCGTCACCACGGCCATCGGCTTCGAGAAGCTGCCGAAGACCTACGACCTGAAGGTGTCGCTGCTGGGCCGTGACGGCAAGCCGACCAAGTCTTCGTCGATCTTCATGCTGCAGGAGCTGAACGGCGCGTATCCCGACACCTACGGGTTCATCGGCAGCGGCTACACCTTCAAGGTGCCGGCCGGTACGTACTCCACGGCGTCCTGGATCTCGCAGCGGGACGCGGCCGGACTGGAGGTCAACACCTCGGTCGTCGGCGATCCGGAGATCAAGGTCGCCCGTGACACCGAGGTCGTCCTCGACGCCCGCAAGGCGGTGGAGATCAAGCCGAAGACCAAGGAGGACTCCGAGTTCCAGGGCTTCAGCACCAACTGGCACCGGGAAGGCCCGGGCACTGCCTTCGGGGTGACCTACAGCCAGGGCTGGTGGACCGACCACATCTATGTGGCGCCCACCGAGAAGGTCACCCAGGGCATGTTCGAGTTCTCCTCGAAGTTCCGGCTGTACGCCAAGGAGCTGACGGCGAGCGTCACCGGCCCGGAGAAGTACGCGCTGCCCCTCGACTACGCGCAGACGTACAGCGGCCTCCCCGTGAAGGTCAGCGGTGATCACACGGTGCGGGCGGTGGACGCGGGCGCCGGAACCGCGGCCGACTTCAAGGGACTCGACGTCAAGGGCAAGGTGGCGGTCGTCCGGGTGGGCGCCGGTGCGACGGCGGACGAGGCGCTGGCCAACGCGACCGCGGCCGGGGCCGGTTACGTCCTCGCCTACCGCGAGACGCCCGGATACTGGCTCGGCTCCGTGCAGAGCATGACTGTCCCGCTGATGCTCGCCACCGGCGAGGACGGCGCGAAGCTCGGCGCCCTGCTGAAGAGCGGGAAGAAGGTCAAGCTGAAGCTGGCCGGCACTCCCGTCAGTCCGTATGTGTACAACGTGATGTTCCCGCAGGTGGGAGCCATCTCGGCGAACCAGACGTACAACCTGAACAGCTCCAACACGGTGAAGCAGACGGTTCGTTACCGCGGAGCCGGGGCCGGGGATGTCGGCAAGGACGCCGTGTACCGGTACCGCCCCTGGCAGAGTGCCGACATCGCGACCACCACCAACGTGCGGCTCGGCACGGAGCGCACCGAGTACTACAACGTCTCCGACAATCGGATCTGGCACGCCGTCTATCCCAACTGGAAGGCGAACCAGCCTCAGTGGGGTCCCGTGCGGACCTTCGACAAGGCGGGCAAGCAACCCACCGAGGACTGGCTGGGCCAGGTCGTCCGCCCGGCGACCGCTCAGCAGGCCGGCCTCTCCCAGCGCACCGGTGACAAACTCACCGTCCGCGTACCGGAGTTGAGCGATGCCACACCGGGCCACTACGGATACGCGGACAACGTTCTGGACACCGCGAAGGGCAAGCTGTACGCGGACGGGCAACTGATCGGCGACACCGCACTCGGCGGCTACGGTACGTTCACCGCGCCGGCGGCGAAGTCCTCGTACCGCCTCGTGGTCGACACGCAGCGCACGGCCGACTGGGCGGCGTACTCCACCGCCACCCACACCGAATGGTCCTTCGCCTCGGCGCACACGGACCAGCAGACGGCGCTCGGGCTGCTCTCGGTCGACTACGACGTGGCCGGGCTCAACCTTCTCAACAGTGCTGAGGCCGGACACACGTCGAAGCTCGGCCTCTCCGTCCGGAACCAGTCGGGCGGCGTCACCGCCAGTTCCCTGAAGGCCTGGGTCTCGTACGACGACGGCACCTCGTGGAAGGAAGTGAAGGTCAAGCACGGCAAGGCGGAGCTGAAGCACCCGAAGAAGGACGCCCGGTTCGTGTCGCTGCGCGTACGGGCCGGCGACCGGGACGGCAACATCGTCGACCAGACGGTCGTACGGGCGTTCGGCCTGAAGTAG
- a CDS encoding HAMP domain-containing sensor histidine kinase, which produces MSPRRTRLFGRSPRTGCSLRTRLFLFVSATLVAVCAAMALTTVFAQRSYLLGNLDQRVTDAAERSQGGLQRRSSDATDLGFLNERGQAVGTLAARFDEDGGILAAEVVTHDGGRKTLTAVQRAALDRITTDGSLHTRTVPGLGSYRVTALGGDGVSVLTGLPMADVQDMIGRLIAVEAVVAAVGLTVAGCVCAVVIRRQLRPLGRVAAIAVAVSRSPLGHGEVTRLIRVPERDTDPGSEAGQVGAALNRMIDHVESSLAERRRGEEEMRRSEERMRRFLADAGHELRTPLASIAGYAELMNRGTERIEPTLAWRRVSAESARMTGLVEDLLLLARLDEGRPLHAAEVDLAALVAEAVWDARAAGDTHNWQLALLVDTPALVVGDEARLHQVVVNLLANARVHTPVGTTVVASVEATDASCTIRVRDDGPGIPQHLLPSVFERFTRGDASRSRGNPTEGGSGLGLAIAEAVTAAHGGRIRVESAPGRTEFTLELPPADSIRTPDPAPTPAPASA; this is translated from the coding sequence ATGAGCCCCCGACGGACCCGGCTCTTCGGACGCTCCCCTCGGACCGGGTGTTCGCTGCGGACGCGACTGTTCCTCTTCGTCAGCGCCACCCTCGTCGCCGTCTGCGCCGCCATGGCCCTCACCACCGTCTTCGCCCAACGCTCCTACCTGCTCGGCAACCTGGACCAGCGCGTCACCGACGCCGCCGAGCGCAGCCAGGGCGGCCTCCAGCGCCGCAGCAGCGACGCCACGGACCTGGGGTTCCTCAACGAACGGGGACAGGCCGTCGGCACCCTCGCCGCCCGGTTCGACGAGGACGGGGGCATCCTCGCCGCCGAGGTCGTCACCCACGACGGCGGCCGGAAGACCCTGACCGCCGTCCAGCGCGCCGCCCTCGACCGCATCACCACCGACGGCTCCCTGCACACCCGTACCGTCCCGGGCCTCGGCAGCTACCGGGTGACCGCTCTCGGCGGCGACGGCGTCTCCGTCCTTACCGGGCTTCCCATGGCAGACGTACAGGACATGATCGGTCGCCTGATCGCGGTCGAGGCCGTCGTGGCCGCCGTCGGCCTCACCGTGGCGGGCTGCGTCTGCGCCGTCGTCATACGGCGCCAACTGCGCCCCCTCGGACGGGTCGCCGCCATCGCCGTCGCGGTCTCCCGCTCCCCGCTGGGCCACGGCGAGGTCACCAGACTGATCCGGGTCCCCGAACGCGACACCGACCCCGGCAGCGAGGCCGGTCAGGTCGGTGCCGCCCTCAACCGCATGATCGACCACGTCGAGTCCTCGCTCGCCGAACGTCGGCGTGGCGAGGAGGAGATGCGCCGCAGCGAGGAACGCATGCGCCGCTTCCTCGCCGACGCCGGCCATGAACTCCGTACCCCTCTCGCCTCCATCGCCGGATACGCGGAACTGATGAACCGCGGCACCGAACGGATCGAACCGACCCTGGCCTGGCGCCGGGTCTCCGCCGAGTCGGCCCGGATGACCGGCCTCGTCGAGGACCTGCTGCTGCTCGCCCGGCTGGACGAGGGCCGGCCGCTGCACGCGGCCGAGGTGGACCTCGCGGCACTGGTCGCCGAGGCGGTGTGGGACGCGCGAGCCGCCGGGGACACCCACAACTGGCAGCTGGCGCTGCTGGTGGACACCCCGGCCCTGGTCGTCGGCGACGAGGCACGGCTCCACCAGGTGGTGGTCAACTTGTTGGCCAACGCCCGTGTGCATACGCCTGTTGGTACGACCGTGGTCGCCTCGGTGGAGGCCACGGACGCATCCTGCACGATCCGCGTGCGCGACGACGGCCCCGGTATCCCGCAGCATCTGCTCCCGTCCGTCTTCGAACGCTTCACCCGGGGCGACGCCTCGCGCTCCCGCGGCAACCCGACTGAGGGCGGCTCCGGCCTCGGACTCGCCATCGCTGAGGCGGTCACCGCCGCCCACGGCGGTCGCATCCGCGTGGAGAGCGCCCCAGGTCGTACGGAGTTCACGCTCGAACTGCCCCCGGCCGACAGCATCAGGACCCCGGACCCGGCGCCCACTCCGGCGCCCGCGTCGGCCTGA